A stretch of Paenibacillus peoriae DNA encodes these proteins:
- a CDS encoding DUF3891 family protein, with amino-acid sequence MVIYETDQAYIMTTQHDHAHISGELALQWEESAFKNRRHKQDFVYAAREHDRGWIQLDAAPFWNDHMSVPYTFIDFPLSPRFVFYRLGIDEVEQGNTYAALLCSLMYKELVGRTEHQNAQDKQITHAYQEAEEQRRLRLKQELACGVTFDHQVRTDVRRMLFCDELSLFLCSREPGTPTVEYEWFAEGLSFPAVRHESGRVWAEWLSDQTVGLSFFPFKGKVGITHTFKKVDKEKIRTFGLLEAYRSSEWTHRTFTVEHIMEVEEHKENA; translated from the coding sequence ATGGTTATTTATGAAACGGACCAAGCTTATATCATGACGACGCAGCATGACCATGCCCATATTTCAGGTGAGTTGGCTTTACAATGGGAAGAGAGTGCCTTCAAGAATAGACGTCATAAGCAGGATTTTGTATATGCAGCAAGGGAGCATGATCGGGGTTGGATACAGTTAGACGCTGCTCCTTTCTGGAATGATCATATGTCAGTACCTTATACATTTATTGATTTTCCGCTCAGTCCACGTTTTGTTTTCTATCGTCTTGGGATTGATGAAGTCGAACAAGGAAACACGTATGCTGCGTTGCTGTGTAGCTTGATGTACAAGGAGCTAGTCGGGCGGACCGAGCATCAAAATGCTCAGGACAAGCAGATTACGCATGCTTATCAGGAAGCGGAGGAACAGCGTCGTCTGAGGCTCAAACAGGAGCTGGCATGTGGCGTAACCTTCGACCATCAAGTGCGGACGGATGTACGGAGAATGTTGTTTTGCGACGAATTGAGTCTGTTTTTGTGCAGTCGAGAGCCGGGTACGCCTACAGTAGAATATGAATGGTTTGCTGAAGGTTTGAGCTTCCCGGCTGTTCGTCATGAAAGCGGGCGAGTTTGGGCCGAGTGGCTATCGGATCAGACTGTAGGTCTCTCCTTTTTTCCTTTCAAGGGCAAGGTAGGGATTACTCATACCTTTAAAAAGGTGGACAAGGAGAAAATTCGTACCTTCGGTCTCCTAGAGGCTTACCGTTCTTCCGAATGGACGCATCGAACCTTTACCGTTGAACATATCATGGAAGTAGAAGAACATAAGGAGAATGCCTGA
- a CDS encoding glucose-1-phosphate adenylyltransferase, translating into MRKKEVVAMLLAGGQGKRLKGLTRTLAKPAVFFGGTYRIIDFPLSNCTHSGIDTVGVLTQYEPLVLHSYIGVGSDWDLDRLDGGVFVLPPHEKEDGNNWYRGTADAIYRNLHFLDQYDPEHVLILSGDHIYKMDYSRMLHYHKEKEADCTISVINVTIQEAKRFGILNADDDLKIYDFEEKPEQPKSTLASMGIYLFKWEVLRRYLLESASDSESSHDFGKDIIPLLLQHGRSLYAYPFAGYWKDVGTIQSLWESNMDLLVQDPPLDLNDPFWRIYTRSPNQPAQYITQRAILKNSIVNEGCMVDGEVRHSVLFYGVEVGEGSVITDSVIMPNVKIGRNVRIHRAIVNENIVIEDNAFIGPEDSSDEIILFDQESQLHARI; encoded by the coding sequence ATGAGAAAGAAGGAAGTGGTTGCCATGCTGCTCGCCGGCGGACAAGGCAAAAGACTCAAAGGACTTACTCGTACACTAGCCAAACCGGCAGTATTTTTTGGAGGAACTTACCGCATTATTGATTTCCCTCTCAGCAATTGCACTCATTCTGGTATAGACACTGTAGGTGTATTGACCCAATACGAGCCGTTGGTGCTCCATTCCTATATCGGCGTAGGCAGCGACTGGGATTTGGATCGTCTGGATGGAGGAGTGTTCGTTTTACCTCCGCACGAGAAAGAAGATGGAAACAACTGGTATAGGGGCACGGCGGATGCAATATATCGAAACCTGCATTTCTTGGACCAGTATGACCCGGAGCATGTACTCATTCTGTCAGGGGATCACATTTATAAAATGGACTACAGTCGAATGCTCCACTATCACAAGGAGAAGGAAGCAGACTGCACCATTTCTGTTATCAATGTCACGATTCAGGAAGCTAAACGATTTGGAATCCTGAACGCTGACGATGATCTGAAAATATATGACTTTGAGGAGAAGCCTGAACAGCCGAAAAGTACATTGGCCTCCATGGGTATTTATTTGTTCAAATGGGAGGTGTTGCGTCGCTATTTACTGGAAAGCGCAAGCGATTCTGAATCCTCACATGATTTTGGCAAGGATATCATTCCATTGTTGCTTCAGCATGGCCGGTCGCTGTATGCGTACCCGTTTGCTGGGTACTGGAAGGATGTAGGTACCATTCAGAGCTTGTGGGAGTCCAACATGGATCTTCTGGTTCAGGATCCGCCTTTGGATCTGAATGATCCTTTCTGGCGCATCTATACTCGCAGCCCCAATCAACCGGCCCAGTATATAACCCAACGGGCGATTCTCAAAAACAGCATTGTAAATGAAGGTTGCATGGTGGATGGAGAAGTAAGGCATTCTGTACTATTTTATGGGGTCGAAGTAGGTGAAGGGAGCGTCATTACCGATTCTGTCATCATGCCGAACGTAAAAATTGGGCGCAATGTACGTATTCACCGGGCTATCGTGAATGAGAACATCGTTATTGAAGACAACGCGTTTATTGGACCTGAAGATAGTTCTGATGAGATTATTTTGTTCGATCAGGAAAGCCAGCTTCATGCACGAATTTAA
- the glgD gene encoding glucose-1-phosphate adenylyltransferase subunit GlgD, which yields MSRLIGVINLDHELDQLKELTYFRCGAAVPFASRYRLIDFTLSNMMHAGVHDIALFIRRKYRSLLDHLGEGRPWDLDRRRGGLFILPPDWNDPTDASRGDLQHVHNNLDFFHRSSGQTIIHAGTQHVNKVDIEDVYRYHQEKNADVTLVYKPIDQLESEHDPCARLEIDENGRVTGIHQEQDHHNIYLEMFVMDKDLYLDQVKHCIAHQDNHFFRDAIQKNPSGLRIYAYRYEGYHAVINSIESYYKNSMKLLDQQQYQALFQNQPVHTKIKYEAPTRYTHSAEVDHSLVANGCTIGGKVENSILFRGVRVEEGARVSNSIIMQKCVIRKGAVVENVVLDKDVQLSPDRTLIGDIRVPYVIAKNSVI from the coding sequence ATGAGTCGACTCATTGGAGTTATCAACCTGGATCACGAACTGGATCAGTTGAAGGAGTTGACCTATTTCCGGTGCGGGGCCGCAGTCCCCTTTGCTAGTCGATATCGGCTCATTGATTTTACCTTATCCAATATGATGCATGCAGGGGTGCATGATATTGCATTGTTTATCCGCCGCAAATACCGTTCGCTGCTGGATCATCTGGGCGAAGGTCGGCCTTGGGATTTAGACCGCAGACGGGGCGGGTTGTTTATTTTGCCACCGGACTGGAATGATCCGACGGATGCATCGCGTGGAGATTTGCAGCATGTGCACAACAATCTGGACTTTTTCCATCGCTCATCGGGGCAAACCATTATTCACGCAGGAACTCAGCATGTCAATAAGGTGGATATCGAGGATGTATATCGTTATCATCAGGAGAAAAATGCAGATGTTACCCTTGTATATAAACCCATAGACCAGCTAGAATCTGAGCATGATCCTTGTGCACGACTGGAGATTGATGAGAACGGACGAGTGACGGGTATTCATCAGGAGCAGGATCATCATAACATTTATCTGGAGATGTTTGTGATGGACAAAGACTTGTATCTGGATCAGGTGAAGCATTGCATTGCCCATCAGGATAATCATTTCTTTCGTGATGCCATCCAGAAAAACCCAAGTGGACTGCGTATTTATGCGTATCGTTATGAAGGTTATCATGCGGTTATTAATTCTATTGAGAGCTACTATAAAAATAGCATGAAGCTGTTGGATCAGCAGCAGTATCAAGCCCTGTTTCAGAATCAGCCGGTGCACACCAAAATCAAGTATGAAGCCCCGACCCGCTATACGCACAGCGCCGAGGTGGATCATTCACTTGTTGCCAATGGCTGCACCATTGGAGGCAAGGTCGAGAATAGTATTCTTTTCCGTGGAGTGCGGGTGGAGGAGGGTGCGCGGGTAAGCAACTCGATTATTATGCAAAAATGTGTCATCCGTAAAGGGGCAGTTGTGGAGAATGTGGTTTTAGATAAAGATGTACAGCTTTCACCAGATCGAACTCTGATTGGAGACATTAGAGTTCCCTATGTCATTGCCAAGAATAGCGTAATTTAA